The Spirochaetota bacterium genome segment GTTGCAGATGATACGATGTTTATAAACAGGTATTACGGTTTTTGCTACTATCATTTGGGCGATTTTAAAAAGGCAATAAAATACCTCACAACTGCACTTACCAGCAGCCCAAAATATGCACAGTTCAAAGCGTATTTAGAAAGCTTAACATACGAAAACAAGCTCAAAGAAGTGGGCGACATTGATGCAAAAATTAAGGAGCTAGAACAAAAGATAATGAAAGAAAAGCCTAATCTTTCAGAGTACACTCGATTGAGCATGCTCTACATATTTAAGGGACAATATAAAAAAGCAGAAGATTTGCTGGTAGGCGTTAAAGCCAGAATGGCGCGATAAATAAAAAAACCCACACATATCGCTGTGGGTTTTTTGCTGATATACCTGGGTATAAAGATATTTTCTAATAGTTAACAACTGCAGCCGTCACTGTAACCGCCACAGGAATCACAACCACCACTGTATTCAGGAGTGTCGCTTATGTTTACTACCTTAACATGGAAGTGTAGCGTTTTTCCTGCAAGAGGGTGATTCATGTCAACTACCACTTCATCGTCGGTTATTTCTTTAATCACTGCAGGGATCTGTGCTCCGTTATCCATCTGCAAGCCTATTGTCATCCCGATTTCGGGCTTAAACTGCTGCTGTACTTCTTCCAATGGAAATGCGTATAAAAGGTTTTCGTCATATTCCCCGTAACCATCCTCAGGTAAAATGACTATATCTTTTTCTTCGTCAAGCTT includes the following:
- a CDS encoding peptidylprolyl isomerase, which translates into the protein MVTEGKYVAIHYTGKFDDGQVFDSSLDGTPFEFQAGAGMVIPGLDKAVLGMKLDEEKDIVILPEDGYGEYDENLLYAFPLEEVQQQFKPEIGMTIGLQMDNGAQIPAVIKEITDDEVVVDMNHPLAGKTLHFHVKVVNISDTPEYSGGCDSCGGYSDGCSC